From a region of the Verrucomicrobiales bacterium genome:
- the mrdA gene encoding penicillin-binding protein 2 produces the protein MLVFDQLKKDDPQLRLLTGVVLVGMIVLMAGLWYVQVITSQKFVENQRAQAYRTVRIPAARGKILDRQGRALADNYPNYRVSLYLEELPKLFKAEYQRSRAERPKTREERVVFESMIRYRVVSNLVYNLSQVLNQPMAVTYDEFVRHYNGQLALPLTLANQLNPVQIARFQEQPVIPPGLDLDVQPMRFYLYATTAAHLLGYLRRDNQSREGEDAEYDFRLPDFRGRVGVERAFDSTLCGRAGVKSVLVNNLGYRQSESTWVESEPGTNVVLTIDLDVQRAAERGLQASMNYTRGAVVVMDCRDGDILALASAPSFDPNRFIPGISQADWEMLSDPKLRPQINRCIQENYAPGSIFKIITAMACLEAGLDPHQTLQSAGHIFVGRRRIKDTAPAGEYDFKKAFIHSSNTYFISNGIHAGVDRILEISRRLHLGETTGIPLPGQETSGILPRPGEDPIVWHDGETANLCIGQGQVAVTPLQMAVMTAAIANGGKVLWPRLVDKLVPQDPLLSGEAWTYKRGRVRDELNVSKRTLELIRDAMRADVEEDGTGKGARIPGFRVCGKTGTAEVTNPQGRVVDHTTWFAAFGPYEDPRYVVIVMVESGVSGGHTCAPIAKEVFLALRKRDLTASPTASSSRPSTVPEG, from the coding sequence CCCAAAAGTTTGTCGAGAATCAGCGGGCACAGGCCTACCGTACGGTTCGAATTCCCGCGGCCCGCGGCAAGATACTTGACCGCCAGGGAAGGGCGTTGGCGGATAACTATCCCAACTACCGGGTGAGTCTGTATTTGGAGGAGTTGCCGAAGCTGTTTAAAGCGGAGTATCAGCGCAGCCGTGCGGAACGGCCCAAGACACGCGAGGAGCGCGTGGTCTTCGAGTCGATGATCCGGTATCGGGTGGTAAGCAATTTGGTTTACAACCTCAGCCAGGTGCTCAATCAGCCGATGGCCGTCACTTACGACGAATTTGTTCGGCATTACAACGGACAACTGGCGCTGCCCTTGACCCTAGCCAATCAGCTCAATCCCGTACAAATCGCCCGCTTCCAGGAGCAGCCGGTCATTCCCCCGGGCTTGGATCTGGATGTACAGCCGATGCGATTTTATCTCTATGCGACCACGGCCGCGCATTTGCTGGGCTACTTGCGTCGGGATAACCAATCCCGCGAGGGCGAGGATGCCGAGTATGATTTTCGCCTGCCGGATTTCCGGGGCAGGGTCGGGGTGGAGCGCGCCTTTGATTCCACGCTGTGTGGTCGGGCTGGGGTTAAATCCGTATTGGTGAACAATCTGGGCTATCGGCAGTCGGAGAGCACCTGGGTGGAATCTGAGCCGGGGACGAACGTGGTTCTCACCATTGATTTGGATGTTCAGCGCGCTGCTGAGCGCGGCTTGCAAGCCTCGATGAACTACACGCGCGGGGCGGTGGTGGTCATGGATTGTCGCGATGGCGACATCCTGGCCTTGGCGTCAGCCCCCTCGTTTGATCCCAATCGGTTCATTCCCGGGATTAGCCAGGCCGACTGGGAAATGCTCAGCGATCCGAAGCTGCGTCCCCAGATCAACCGGTGCATTCAGGAGAATTACGCGCCGGGATCCATCTTCAAGATCATCACTGCGATGGCTTGCCTGGAGGCGGGACTCGACCCGCATCAGACCTTGCAGAGCGCGGGACATATCTTCGTAGGACGGCGTCGGATCAAGGATACCGCACCCGCAGGCGAGTACGACTTCAAGAAGGCGTTCATCCACTCCAGCAACACCTATTTTATCAGCAATGGCATCCACGCCGGGGTGGACCGCATTCTGGAAATTAGCCGTCGACTGCACTTGGGGGAAACCACCGGGATCCCGCTGCCGGGTCAAGAGACATCCGGGATCCTGCCTCGCCCGGGCGAGGATCCTATCGTCTGGCATGACGGCGAGACGGCGAACCTGTGCATCGGGCAAGGGCAGGTAGCGGTGACCCCTCTGCAAATGGCGGTGATGACCGCCGCCATTGCCAACGGCGGAAAGGTTTTGTGGCCGCGCTTGGTGGATAAGCTGGTTCCCCAGGATCCGCTGCTCTCCGGCGAGGCTTGGACTTACAAGCGCGGGCGTGTGCGGGACGAGTTGAATGTTTCCAAGCGAACCCTCGAGTTGATCCGGGATGCGATGCGCGCGGATGTCGAGGAAGACGGTACCGGGAAGGGCGCGCGCATACCGGGCTTCCGAGTTTGTGGGAAGACCGGCACTGCGGAAGTTACCAACCCGCAGGGTCGGGTGGTGGACCACACCACCTGGTTTGCGGCGTTTGGCCCTTACGAGGATCCGCGTTATGTGGTCATCGTGATGGTGGAGAGCGGCGTTTCGGGCGGCCACACGTGTGCGCCGATCGCCAAGGAGGTGTTTCTAGCGTTGCGCAAGCGCGACCTGACAGCCTCGCCGACCGCCAGTTCGAGTAGACCTTCAACTGTTCCTGAAGGATGA
- the rodA gene encoding rod shape-determining protein RodA, which translates to MIGNFDQESRPRVDWLQLFAVLALIAVGSAFIYSATASNEIFSSRPWFRQPGIWHMIYGLVGLTAGAVICCFDYRLLSRWAIVAYWGSILLLVAVFLVGKEVYGARRWIDFGPVQIQPSEFAKIAFIFMMASYLSRPIDELKQPVVFWRAIGLMLLPFLLILKEPDLGSALLFLPVGFGMLWAAGTPAKWLARLVGVGVTLIVLLLIDILFAPPQWQFKLEEYQRRRLLVYFGIDFAANAPAAERARLRREQRAHSYNAEQALISVGSGGWFGKGWGQGQQITLGYLPRAVAHNDFIFSVIAEEKGFLGSILVISLYSIVLFTGIRTAAQARDRLGRLLAVGVVTLMFSQVFINIGMNIRIMPVTGVPLPLLSSGGSSVLCSLIAAGVLQNIHLYRRNY; encoded by the coding sequence ATGATCGGAAACTTTGATCAAGAATCGCGCCCGAGGGTCGACTGGCTTCAGCTCTTCGCTGTGCTGGCGCTCATTGCCGTTGGATCGGCCTTCATCTACAGTGCGACCGCATCGAACGAGATCTTCAGCTCCCGACCCTGGTTTCGTCAGCCAGGGATCTGGCACATGATTTACGGGCTGGTGGGGCTGACGGCTGGGGCTGTGATTTGCTGCTTTGACTACCGTCTGCTGAGCCGCTGGGCGATTGTCGCCTACTGGGGCAGCATCCTGCTCTTGGTGGCGGTATTTCTGGTGGGCAAGGAGGTCTACGGGGCTCGGCGTTGGATCGATTTTGGTCCGGTGCAGATCCAGCCTTCGGAGTTCGCCAAGATCGCGTTCATCTTCATGATGGCCAGCTATCTCAGTCGGCCGATTGACGAGCTCAAGCAGCCGGTGGTTTTCTGGCGGGCGATCGGGCTGATGCTGCTGCCGTTTCTATTGATCCTGAAGGAGCCGGACCTTGGCTCCGCTTTGTTGTTCTTACCCGTCGGCTTCGGAATGCTTTGGGCGGCGGGGACCCCGGCCAAGTGGCTGGCTCGGTTGGTGGGCGTCGGGGTGACGCTCATCGTGTTGCTGTTGATCGACATTCTGTTCGCCCCACCCCAATGGCAGTTCAAGTTGGAGGAATATCAGCGGCGGCGGCTGCTGGTGTACTTTGGAATCGATTTTGCCGCCAATGCCCCTGCTGCCGAGAGAGCGCGCCTGCGTCGGGAGCAACGGGCCCATTCGTACAATGCAGAGCAGGCGCTCATTTCGGTGGGTTCAGGCGGTTGGTTCGGAAAAGGTTGGGGCCAAGGGCAACAAATCACCCTGGGTTACCTTCCCCGAGCCGTCGCGCACAACGACTTCATCTTCTCTGTGATTGCCGAGGAGAAGGGATTTTTGGGGAGCATCCTCGTGATCTCCCTCTATTCGATTGTGCTCTTTACCGGAATTCGTACCGCAGCCCAGGCGCGCGATCGCCTGGGGCGGCTCCTGGCGGTCGGGGTTGTGACCCTGATGTTTAGCCAGGTTTTTATTAATATCGGCATGAACATTCGCATTATGCCCGTGACGGGAGTCCCACTGCCGCTGCTCAGTTCAGGCGGATCCTCAGTGCTCTGCTCGTTGATCGCGGCGGGTGTATTGCAAAATATTCATCTCTACCGAAGAAACTACTGA
- a CDS encoding Rne/Rng family ribonuclease: protein MHFRPGQKKHPNKGQDRPNPEAKLAASTSGEAEHVYDPNRYAKEIERSENLAAGLPAEGGPAQEKEESAHPHRGPRANRKATPPPPAPPEEAYVPVPVPDPKPDGIISAIKAAASKVFNAVTRLIKPKERSHKEIIINAESLEIRVAVLIEGKLDEFTIERTTTERLVGSIYKGKVRNLEDGLKAAFVDIGFEKNAFLHYWDIVPNNFDSGVEVVERDNRKRDKPRITHKDIPRLYPPGSDIIVQVTKGPIGTKGPRITGNLVLPGRYLVLLPNSDQSGISRKIEDNEERQRLKKILRSLSIPDGMGVIIRTAGEGQQARYFVRDLALLLEEWNGIQERIKSQNSATCVFQEPDLIERTVRDFLTEDVERIVVDSQIQFGRINGMINKISRRSADKVKPYTEPQPIFDRFGITKQLENTFSRQVHLKSGGYLVVDETEALVAIDVNTGRHKGGKDQESTILKVNLEAAEEICRQLRLRNIGGLIVLDFIDMKHPRDRRQVYQKVKEGLRRDRAKTHILPISDLGLMEMTRQRHTESVHASVYEDCPYCKGRGKVKSALTMSVEIQRKLGEILKKRHRDESDFQLKINVHPNVLERLRNEDEKLFIEMEKKYFGKLSFRPEPSLHAEEFKIYNAVTNQEIHSS from the coding sequence ATGCATTTCCGACCTGGCCAGAAGAAGCATCCGAACAAGGGGCAGGATCGGCCCAATCCCGAAGCCAAACTCGCGGCCAGCACCTCGGGCGAGGCTGAGCACGTCTACGATCCGAATCGATATGCCAAGGAGATCGAGCGCAGCGAGAATCTCGCCGCGGGCTTGCCGGCTGAGGGTGGACCTGCCCAGGAAAAGGAAGAGTCCGCGCATCCTCATCGCGGGCCGCGAGCCAATCGCAAAGCCACCCCTCCGCCTCCGGCCCCGCCGGAAGAGGCCTACGTGCCAGTTCCAGTACCCGATCCCAAACCGGATGGCATCATTTCGGCCATCAAGGCGGCGGCCTCCAAGGTCTTCAATGCGGTGACCCGCCTGATCAAGCCTAAGGAGCGGTCTCACAAGGAAATCATCATCAACGCGGAATCGCTGGAGATTCGCGTCGCGGTGCTCATTGAAGGAAAACTGGACGAGTTTACGATCGAGCGCACCACCACCGAGCGTCTGGTCGGGAGCATTTACAAAGGCAAGGTCCGCAACCTTGAGGATGGACTCAAGGCCGCCTTCGTCGATATCGGGTTCGAAAAGAACGCCTTCCTTCACTACTGGGATATCGTTCCGAACAACTTCGACAGCGGTGTGGAAGTGGTGGAGCGCGACAACCGCAAGCGGGACAAGCCTCGGATCACTCACAAGGACATCCCCCGTCTCTATCCTCCCGGAAGCGACATCATTGTCCAGGTGACCAAGGGACCCATTGGCACCAAGGGACCTCGGATCACGGGCAATCTCGTGCTGCCGGGTCGCTACCTGGTATTGCTCCCCAATTCGGATCAGTCAGGCATTTCGCGCAAGATCGAGGACAACGAGGAGCGCCAACGGCTGAAGAAAATCCTGCGCAGCCTCTCGATCCCCGATGGCATGGGCGTGATTATTCGGACTGCCGGTGAGGGCCAGCAGGCGCGGTACTTTGTTCGGGACCTGGCCCTTTTGCTCGAGGAATGGAATGGGATCCAGGAGCGCATCAAGAGCCAGAACTCCGCCACCTGCGTGTTCCAGGAGCCTGACCTGATCGAGCGAACGGTCCGCGACTTCCTCACAGAAGACGTGGAGCGTATCGTGGTGGACAGCCAGATCCAGTTCGGCCGGATCAATGGGATGATCAACAAAATCAGCCGTCGGTCGGCCGATAAGGTCAAGCCTTACACCGAGCCGCAGCCGATTTTCGATCGGTTCGGCATCACCAAACAGCTCGAGAACACCTTCTCACGTCAGGTCCACCTGAAGAGCGGTGGCTATCTGGTGGTGGATGAAACCGAAGCGTTGGTGGCTATCGACGTCAATACGGGACGCCATAAGGGTGGCAAGGATCAGGAGTCCACCATCCTTAAGGTTAATCTGGAGGCGGCGGAGGAGATCTGCCGTCAGCTCCGCCTTCGGAACATCGGTGGTTTGATCGTCTTGGACTTCATCGACATGAAGCATCCGCGCGACCGCCGTCAGGTGTATCAGAAGGTCAAGGAAGGTCTCCGACGCGACCGTGCCAAGACCCATATCCTTCCGATCTCCGATCTGGGGCTGATGGAGATGACCCGGCAGCGGCACACCGAGAGTGTGCATGCGTCGGTTTATGAGGACTGTCCGTATTGCAAAGGTCGGGGCAAGGTGAAGAGCGCGCTCACCATGAGCGTGGAGATTCAGCGCAAGCTGGGTGAGATTTTGAAGAAGCGGCATCGCGACGAGTCGGACTTTCAGCTCAAGATCAACGTGCATCCCAACGTCCTCGAGCGGTTGCGCAATGAGGACGAGAAGCTGTTCATTGAGATGGAGAAGAAGTATTTCGGAAAACTGTCGTTCCGTCCTGAGCCCTCACTGCATGCCGAGGAGTTCAAGATCTACAACGCCGTGACGAATCAAGAGATTCACTCCAGCTGA
- a CDS encoding ADP-ribosylglycohydrolase family protein, whose amino-acid sequence MNSKPTPASRSLPPDHGLRLARALRSLDGLSVGDSLGERFLTGEARFGLSGVEPQIPSGPWRVTDDTIMALSIVRCLQRHGFIHQQTLAEGFSAEYRIDPLRGYGRGAHTVLTAISNGMSWNQAARLVFEGKGSCGNGGAMRAAPVGAYLHDDVDRIIAEARASAEVTHAHPDGQAGAIAVALAAGWIANQPKLSSGYALIEHVLTHLPKTETFEKLQVALEVPFTTRPEAAGERLGNGSAVIASDTVPFCLWCVARHPNNYAQAIWATIGGFGDIDTNCAIVGGIIASGNPADGIPPAWLEARERIDIGGS is encoded by the coding sequence ATGAACTCCAAACCCACCCCCGCATCAAGATCATTGCCCCCCGATCACGGGCTGCGGCTAGCGAGGGCGCTGCGATCCCTCGACGGTCTCTCCGTGGGGGACAGCCTGGGAGAGCGTTTTCTCACCGGCGAGGCCAGATTTGGCTTGAGCGGTGTCGAGCCACAAATCCCGTCGGGACCGTGGCGAGTCACCGACGACACAATCATGGCTCTCTCGATTGTTCGATGCCTTCAACGCCACGGGTTTATTCATCAGCAAACACTCGCCGAGGGCTTCTCGGCCGAATATCGCATCGACCCCTTGCGTGGTTACGGACGAGGCGCTCACACCGTTCTCACCGCCATCTCCAATGGCATGTCCTGGAACCAGGCGGCACGCCTCGTCTTCGAGGGGAAGGGATCGTGCGGAAACGGAGGCGCCATGCGCGCCGCTCCGGTGGGAGCCTATCTGCACGACGACGTTGATCGAATCATCGCCGAAGCCAGGGCTTCCGCTGAGGTCACCCACGCCCACCCGGACGGACAAGCGGGAGCCATCGCGGTGGCCTTGGCAGCTGGATGGATCGCAAACCAACCCAAGCTCAGCAGTGGATACGCTCTGATCGAGCATGTGCTCACCCATCTTCCCAAGACGGAAACGTTCGAAAAGCTGCAGGTAGCGCTGGAAGTCCCTTTCACCACCCGACCCGAAGCTGCGGGCGAACGGCTGGGAAACGGCTCTGCCGTCATCGCTTCGGATACAGTTCCCTTCTGTCTGTGGTGCGTGGCGCGTCATCCTAACAACTATGCACAAGCTATCTGGGCAACCATTGGCGGCTTTGGGGATATCGACACCAATTGCGCGATCGTTGGGGGGATCATCGCGTCGGGGAATCCGGCAGATGGGATTCCGCCCGCTTGGCTTGAGGCGCGAGAACGGATCGATATCGGAGGATCATAA
- a CDS encoding c-type cytochrome, translating into MKLGLIAFLCLPLLCRAVVSEDLLPHQSEWITLSSPKDQTAASSTAQTHHFRRSFVSGANVAKAILLIAADERAELWLNGTPAGRCAGVSNALSLDVTRLLKTGTNLLAVEVQASNRPPALRLMLELALNDGRQRWVVSDSSWAGGRTAPSHWQQLPDADTPDWQPAMNHGATGLKRWGDPFAATRSVDAYNSWMLAKGTGTATDPHTFQVLPGFQVELLRSALPDEDSWIALDFDPQGRLVIAREKQGLLRLTLGSQRVERVQVIENTLKECRGLLHAHGYLFVNANNDKGLYRLRDVDDDGVFEEKKLLLATEGGVGHGRNQMTLGPDGLIYIAHGDDVALPKELDPASPLQRMPDDVLLPTSTPSKVRPTARYARVGHVLQTDQDGSFFRLFAGGLRNPMDLAFDAHGQLFTYDADMERDIGAPWYHPTRVLNLVPGGDFGWRRGEGNLPLYSLDSIPSVVDIGVGSPTGVQFGTRSGFPEKYRRAFFIADWAYGRMIAVHPRSDSETSAATWEVFLSARPFNVTDFTFGNDGAMYVVTGGRGTQSGLYRVSSTGSRDPHASHDRKASPEPSAVLLSRLLPASPASPRSLNTIWNGLEHSNRTVRYTALRKLEEWPIRDWKSRALGEPSIPVRLAALLAMVRCDEGSIDEALQQIAQLPWTDLTERDRLDALRVLSAALARQGVPAPALASQIGNRLNSEYPTPSRWVNREMARILTFLRHPEVLSKTCGLLARTRLTDDLVHFCAQLAPLETEWTQKDRIAFFEALQRAEQAQGGRDYYSSIHRSRKRVADRLGVEDARTLQPYLTSQRPVALTAAKLSSSPVRGEGRDWKLEDFDLSFTQGSRSRTSGEQLFQAAGCMHCHRAGSEGGDQGPDLTSVGLRMDRRAILESVLFPSRAIDEKYQVTQLQLKDGSEVSGVIVQEDTRQLVLATGSSGEWEVEAALDQVVSRKLSSVSPMPEGLLNGFSRDQVLDLLGFLEAPADKMK; encoded by the coding sequence ATGAAACTCGGCCTGATCGCATTCCTTTGCCTGCCACTGTTGTGCCGTGCCGTGGTGAGCGAAGACTTACTGCCCCACCAATCGGAGTGGATCACGCTCTCGAGTCCCAAGGATCAAACGGCGGCTTCCTCCACTGCGCAAACCCATCACTTCCGACGCTCCTTCGTGTCCGGAGCCAATGTGGCGAAAGCCATCTTGCTCATCGCAGCCGACGAACGAGCCGAACTATGGCTTAACGGCACGCCGGCTGGACGCTGCGCTGGAGTCAGCAACGCCCTGAGCTTGGACGTCACTCGCTTACTCAAAACCGGCACCAATCTGCTCGCGGTCGAAGTTCAAGCGTCCAACCGTCCCCCCGCCCTTCGCCTGATGCTCGAGTTGGCGCTCAACGATGGCCGTCAACGATGGGTGGTCTCTGATTCCTCCTGGGCAGGCGGCCGGACCGCCCCCTCGCACTGGCAGCAACTCCCGGACGCCGATACGCCCGACTGGCAGCCCGCTATGAACCATGGGGCAACCGGGCTAAAACGCTGGGGCGATCCCTTCGCCGCCACCCGCTCGGTCGATGCCTACAACAGTTGGATGCTCGCGAAAGGGACCGGAACAGCGACGGATCCCCACACTTTCCAGGTCCTCCCGGGCTTCCAAGTGGAACTACTCCGCTCCGCCCTACCCGATGAGGACTCTTGGATCGCCCTGGATTTCGATCCTCAAGGGCGATTGGTCATCGCACGGGAGAAGCAGGGGTTGCTGCGCCTGACGCTCGGCTCCCAACGCGTAGAGCGAGTTCAAGTGATCGAAAACACCCTGAAAGAATGCCGCGGATTGCTACATGCCCACGGTTATCTCTTTGTGAATGCCAACAACGACAAAGGACTCTACCGACTGAGAGATGTCGACGACGACGGAGTATTTGAGGAGAAGAAGCTTTTGTTAGCCACGGAAGGCGGGGTGGGACACGGAAGAAACCAAATGACCTTGGGTCCCGACGGTCTCATCTACATCGCCCACGGCGACGATGTCGCCTTGCCTAAGGAGCTAGATCCAGCCTCGCCGTTGCAACGAATGCCCGATGACGTGCTCCTGCCCACCTCAACACCCTCAAAGGTCAGACCCACCGCTCGATATGCGCGGGTAGGACATGTGCTTCAAACGGATCAGGACGGCTCGTTCTTCCGGCTCTTTGCCGGAGGCCTAAGAAATCCGATGGACCTGGCATTCGACGCCCACGGACAGCTCTTCACCTACGATGCCGATATGGAACGCGACATCGGAGCCCCGTGGTACCATCCCACGCGGGTGTTAAACTTGGTCCCAGGTGGCGACTTCGGCTGGCGACGCGGGGAAGGCAACCTGCCTCTCTACAGTCTGGATTCCATCCCATCGGTCGTGGATATTGGGGTTGGTTCGCCCACCGGGGTTCAGTTTGGAACGCGGAGTGGATTCCCGGAAAAGTATCGCCGGGCGTTCTTCATTGCCGACTGGGCCTACGGACGAATGATCGCAGTCCATCCCAGATCCGATTCCGAAACCAGCGCCGCAACTTGGGAGGTCTTTCTCAGCGCGCGTCCCTTTAATGTAACCGATTTCACCTTCGGCAACGACGGGGCTATGTATGTCGTCACTGGAGGCCGGGGAACTCAATCAGGATTGTATCGGGTGAGTTCAACGGGTTCCCGCGACCCTCATGCCTCCCACGACCGCAAGGCCTCGCCGGAACCCTCAGCGGTCCTGCTCAGCCGGTTACTGCCGGCATCCCCGGCTTCACCGCGATCGTTGAACACCATTTGGAACGGCCTCGAGCACAGCAACCGTACCGTACGTTACACCGCGTTGCGGAAACTGGAGGAGTGGCCGATCCGCGACTGGAAAAGCCGTGCGCTAGGCGAACCCTCCATCCCAGTGAGGCTGGCCGCCTTATTGGCCATGGTGCGATGTGATGAGGGCTCAATTGATGAGGCATTGCAGCAGATCGCCCAGCTTCCTTGGACGGACCTGACGGAGCGCGATCGGCTGGATGCCCTCCGCGTGCTCAGTGCCGCGCTTGCTCGTCAGGGAGTCCCCGCACCCGCGCTCGCGTCGCAAATCGGAAACCGTCTCAATTCGGAATACCCAACTCCTTCTCGTTGGGTGAATCGCGAGATGGCTCGCATTCTCACCTTCCTACGGCATCCGGAAGTCCTCTCCAAGACTTGCGGGCTGCTCGCACGGACTCGACTGACGGATGACCTCGTGCATTTTTGCGCTCAACTTGCCCCTCTGGAAACCGAGTGGACTCAGAAGGATCGAATCGCTTTTTTCGAAGCCTTGCAGCGGGCGGAGCAAGCGCAGGGGGGACGGGACTATTATTCCTCCATCCATCGGTCCCGCAAGCGGGTCGCGGACCGGCTAGGCGTCGAGGATGCTCGCACACTTCAACCCTACCTAACGTCGCAAAGGCCCGTGGCACTCACCGCGGCGAAGCTGAGTTCGAGCCCAGTCCGGGGCGAAGGCCGAGATTGGAAGCTGGAGGATTTTGATCTGAGCTTTACTCAAGGCAGCCGCTCACGAACCTCAGGAGAACAGCTGTTCCAAGCGGCAGGATGCATGCACTGTCACCGTGCGGGCTCCGAAGGTGGAGACCAGGGTCCTGATCTCACATCCGTGGGACTCCGCATGGATCGACGCGCAATTCTGGAGAGTGTTCTGTTTCCCTCCCGAGCGATCGACGAAAAGTACCAGGTGACTCAACTCCAACTGAAGGACGGGTCCGAGGTCAGCGGAGTAATCGTTCAAGAAGACACCCGCCAGCTCGTCCTGGCAACCGGCTCCTCGGGTGAGTGGGAAGTCGAAGCGGCTCTGGACCAGGTCGTGAGCCGTAAGCTCAGTTCAGTATCGCCCATGCCCGAAGGATTGCTCAACGGATTCAGCCGAGATCAGGTGCTGGATCTGCTGGGCTTTTTGGAAGCCCCGGCCGACAAAATGAAATGA